The Streptococcus sp. oral taxon 431 nucleotide sequence ACAAGGAGACCAGCAAGCACATGTTTCAGGTTATGCGCCTGAAAGAAGATGATGAGGTCGCTTTAGTATTTGATGATGGCATTAAGCGTTTGGCGCGCGTGGTCAATGTGGAGGCGCGTCAGTTTGAGCTGGTTGAGGAATTGGATGACAATGTGGAACTGCCAGTCCAAGTGACTATCGCATCTGGTTTTCCCAAGGGAGATAAGTTGGAGTTTATCACTCAAAAGGTGACGGAACTAGGTGCCAGTCAGATTTGGGCCTTCCCTGCAGACTGGTCAGTTGCTAAATGGGACGGTAAAAAACTAGGGAAAAAAGTCGAGAAACTAGAAAAAATCGCCCTTGGAGCAGCCGAGCAAAGCAAGCGCAACTTTGTCCCAAGTATTACGCTTTTTGAGAAAAAGGCAGACTTTCTAGCACAACTGAGCCAGTTTGATCGCATCGTGGTGGCTTATGAAGAGTCGGCTAAAGAAGGAGAATCAGCCGCACTTATACAAGCAGTTGCTGGACTGGAAAAAGGAGCTAAATTGCTCTTTATCTTTGGTCCAGAAGGTGGTCTCTCACCTGCAGAAATCGAGAGTTTTGAAGCTAAAGGAGCAGTCTTGGCAGGTCTTGGTCCTCGTATTTTGCGAGCAGAAACAGCACCGCTTTATGCCCTGTCAGCCCTTAGTGTTTTATTAGAATTAGAGAAATAAGAGGAAAAAGATGGAACAAAAACACCGTTCAGAATTTCCTGAAAAGGAACTTTGGGACTTAACAGCCCTATACCAAGACCGCGAGGATTTCTTGCGTGCGATTGAGAAGGCGCGTGAAGACATCAATCAATTTAGCCGTGACTACAAGGATAATCTTCACACTTTTGAAGATTTTGAAAAGGCCTTTGCAGAATTGGAGCAAATCTATATCCAGATGAGCCATATCGGTAATTACGCCTTTATGCCTCAGACGACAGACTATGGTAATGAAGATTATGCCAATATCGCCCAAGCTGGAATGGACTTTGAGACAGATGCCAGTGTCGCCTTAACCTTCTTTGATGATGCCTTAGTGGCTGCAGATGAGGAAGTCTTGGACCGTTTGGGTAACTTACCACATTTGACGTCGGCTATTCGTCAGGCGAAAATCAAAAAAGCCCACTATCTTGGGGCTGATGTGGAGAAGGCCTTGACTAATCTGGGTGAAGTTTTCTATAGTCCACAGGATATCTATACTAAGATGCGAGCTGGCGACTTTGAAATGGCTGACTTTGAAGCCCATGGGAAGACTTACAAAAATAGCTTTGTGACCTATGAAAATTTCTACCAAAATCACGAGGATGCTGAAGTTCGTGAGAAATCCTTCCGTTCCTTTTCAGAAGGACTTCGTAAGCACCAAAATACGGCTGCGGCAGCCTATCTAGCCCAAGTCAAGTCTGAAAAACTCTTGGCAGATATGAAGGGGTACGACTCAGTATTTGACTATCTTTTAGCTGAGCAAGAAGTAGATCGTTCCATGTTTGATCG carries:
- a CDS encoding 16S rRNA (uracil(1498)-N(3))-methyltransferase, coding for MQQYFVKGSAVSPVTIEDKETSKHMFQVMRLKEDDEVALVFDDGIKRLARVVNVEARQFELVEELDDNVELPVQVTIASGFPKGDKLEFITQKVTELGASQIWAFPADWSVAKWDGKKLGKKVEKLEKIALGAAEQSKRNFVPSITLFEKKADFLAQLSQFDRIVVAYEESAKEGESAALIQAVAGLEKGAKLLFIFGPEGGLSPAEIESFEAKGAVLAGLGPRILRAETAPLYALSALSVLLELEK